The following are encoded together in the Syngnathus typhle isolate RoL2023-S1 ecotype Sweden linkage group LG5, RoL_Styp_1.0, whole genome shotgun sequence genome:
- the rsrc2 gene encoding arginine/serine-rich coiled-coil protein 2 isoform X1, translating into MSASGDFVDNTRANSPVHHSKRKNMESSRSPRSSKQHHSRSRSRSRDRKRNRKHRRSRSRSTEARKREPEKPSKSHKQADEHHHERLSAEDGDKRSRRKDRKSSRGRSSSRSHSRERRHHSRSRDRRRSSRSHSRDRKRRPRSRSRSRSKQRYRSGSRSRSREQRKKSEKVRKRSRSGSANPPIFRGRNTAMDAQEALARRLERAKKLQEQKELSEKHQQEVIEATSPVAIAATPTTVSAVAAASNHALNVAALLASGTQVTPQIAMAAQMAALQARALAEGVAVPGYYNPSAVNPCKFADQEKKRKKLWQGKKDGDKSQTAELWENLNFGNKDQNVKFRKLMGIKGDEEGEASRPLNDEGLKTLQKQEEVFRNLDVQYEMARSQTHTQRGMGLGFSSAFSRGMDSF; encoded by the exons ATGTCT GCTAGTGGCGACTTTGTAGACAATACAAGAGCCAACTCACCGGTTCATCACAGCAAAAGGAAGAACATGGAATCCTCCAGATCGCCCAGAAGCTCCAAACAGCACCATTCACGCTCAAGGTCTCGATCCAGGGACAGAAAAC GGAACAGGAAACACAGGCGGAGTCGCAGCAGGAGCACAGAG GCACGAAAGAGAGAGCCGGAGAAGCCGTCCAAATCGCACAAGCAAGCAGACGAGCACCACCACGAGAGGCTCTCTGCCGAGGACGGCGACAAGAGGTCGCGGCGCAAAGACAGGAAGTCCTCCAGGGGTCGCAGCTCGTCCCGGTCGCATTCGCGAGAGAG gcGGCACCACAGCAGGAGCAGGGACAGGCGGCGCTCGTCACGATCGCACAGCCGCGACAGGAAGAGGAGGCCTCGCTCGCGGTCGCGCTCCAGGTCCAAACAGCGTTACCGTAGCGGGAGCCGCAGCAGGAGCAG ggagcaaaggaaaaaaagcgaAAAGGTGCGCAAGAGGAGTCGAAGCGGCTCGGCCAATCCGCCCATCTTCCGGGGCCGCAACACAGCCATGGACGCACAAGAGGCCCTAGCCAGAAG GTTAGAGCGAGCCAAGAAGCTCCAGGAGCAGAAGGAGTTGTCCGAAAAACATCAGCAGGAGGTTATCGAAG CAACCTCTCCGGTGGCCATCGCAGCCACCCCGACGACCGTCTCGGCCGTGGCCGCCGCCTCCAACCACGCCCTCAACGTGGCCGCCCTGCTGGCGTCGGGCACCCAGGTGACGCCCCAGATCGCCATGGCGGCGCAGATGGCGGCGCTGCAGGCCAGGGCGCTGGCAGAGGGCGTTGCCGTGCCCGGCTACTACAACCCGTCCGCCGTCAACCCTTGCAAGTTTGCTGACCAGGAGAAGAAGCGCAAGAAGCTGTGGCAGGGAAAGAAGGACGGG GACAAGTCCCAGACGGCCGAGTTGTGGGAGAATCTCAACTTTGGCAACAAGGACCAAAATGTCAAATTCCGTAAACTCATGGGCATTAAG GGTGACGAGGAGGGTGAAGCGTCCAGACCGCTCAACGACGAAGGGCTGAAGACCCTCCAGAAGCAGGAGGAGGTGTTCCGCAATCTGGACGTGCAGTACGAGATGGCACgatcgcagacacacacacaacgcgGCATGGGCCTCGGCTTCTCCTCCGCATTTTCTCGCGGAATGGATTCTTTCTAG
- the rsrc2 gene encoding arginine/serine-rich coiled-coil protein 2 isoform X2: protein MSTPGTETHFFLKQARKREPEKPSKSHKQADEHHHERLSAEDGDKRSRRKDRKSSRGRSSSRSHSRERRHHSRSRDRRRSSRSHSRDRKRRPRSRSRSRSKQRYRSGSRSRSREQRKKSEKVRKRSRSGSANPPIFRGRNTAMDAQEALARRLERAKKLQEQKELSEKHQQEVIEATSPVAIAATPTTVSAVAAASNHALNVAALLASGTQVTPQIAMAAQMAALQARALAEGVAVPGYYNPSAVNPCKFADQEKKRKKLWQGKKDGDKSQTAELWENLNFGNKDQNVKFRKLMGIKGDEEGEASRPLNDEGLKTLQKQEEVFRNLDVQYEMARSQTHTQRGMGLGFSSAFSRGMDSF, encoded by the exons ATGTCTACTCCGGGGACAG AGACCCACTTCTTCTTGAAACAGGCACGAAAGAGAGAGCCGGAGAAGCCGTCCAAATCGCACAAGCAAGCAGACGAGCACCACCACGAGAGGCTCTCTGCCGAGGACGGCGACAAGAGGTCGCGGCGCAAAGACAGGAAGTCCTCCAGGGGTCGCAGCTCGTCCCGGTCGCATTCGCGAGAGAG gcGGCACCACAGCAGGAGCAGGGACAGGCGGCGCTCGTCACGATCGCACAGCCGCGACAGGAAGAGGAGGCCTCGCTCGCGGTCGCGCTCCAGGTCCAAACAGCGTTACCGTAGCGGGAGCCGCAGCAGGAGCAG ggagcaaaggaaaaaaagcgaAAAGGTGCGCAAGAGGAGTCGAAGCGGCTCGGCCAATCCGCCCATCTTCCGGGGCCGCAACACAGCCATGGACGCACAAGAGGCCCTAGCCAGAAG GTTAGAGCGAGCCAAGAAGCTCCAGGAGCAGAAGGAGTTGTCCGAAAAACATCAGCAGGAGGTTATCGAAG CAACCTCTCCGGTGGCCATCGCAGCCACCCCGACGACCGTCTCGGCCGTGGCCGCCGCCTCCAACCACGCCCTCAACGTGGCCGCCCTGCTGGCGTCGGGCACCCAGGTGACGCCCCAGATCGCCATGGCGGCGCAGATGGCGGCGCTGCAGGCCAGGGCGCTGGCAGAGGGCGTTGCCGTGCCCGGCTACTACAACCCGTCCGCCGTCAACCCTTGCAAGTTTGCTGACCAGGAGAAGAAGCGCAAGAAGCTGTGGCAGGGAAAGAAGGACGGG GACAAGTCCCAGACGGCCGAGTTGTGGGAGAATCTCAACTTTGGCAACAAGGACCAAAATGTCAAATTCCGTAAACTCATGGGCATTAAG GGTGACGAGGAGGGTGAAGCGTCCAGACCGCTCAACGACGAAGGGCTGAAGACCCTCCAGAAGCAGGAGGAGGTGTTCCGCAATCTGGACGTGCAGTACGAGATGGCACgatcgcagacacacacacaacgcgGCATGGGCCTCGGCTTCTCCTCCGCATTTTCTCGCGGAATGGATTCTTTCTAG